A stretch of Fusobacterium sp. DNA encodes these proteins:
- a CDS encoding histidine triad nucleotide-binding protein produces MATIFTKIINREIPATIIYETDNVLAFKDINPAAPIHILIVPKKEIPTVNDITPEDREIIGDMYLAIGKIAKDLGIDQEGYRVIANCNEYGGQEVFHLHFHLLGGKNLGSLIS; encoded by the coding sequence ATGGCTACTATTTTTACAAAAATAATAAATAGAGAAATTCCAGCAACTATTATTTATGAAACTGATAATGTCTTGGCTTTCAAAGATATCAATCCTGCTGCACCTATACATATTTTGATAGTACCTAAAAAAGAAATTCCTACTGTAAATGATATAACTCCTGAAGATAGAGAAATAATAGGAGATATGTATCTTGCCATTGGAAAGATAGCTAAAGACTTAGGAATCGACCAAGAAGGTTATAGAGTTATAGCTAACTGTAATGAGTATGGTGGCCAGGAAGTATTTCACCTGCATTTTCATCTTCTTGGAGGAAAAAATTTAGGTTCTCTGATTTCTTAA
- the rpiB gene encoding ribose 5-phosphate isomerase B — MKIALGADHGGFELKEKIKTHLIKNGYEVLDLGTNSSDSVDYPEFGHAVGYTVAEKKAEFGIVICGTGIGISIAANKVTGIRAALCTNTTMARLTREHNNANILALGGRIIGDILALEMVDTFLTTEFQGGRHEKRITKIENV, encoded by the coding sequence ATGAAAATCGCTTTGGGTGCGGATCATGGTGGATTTGAATTAAAAGAAAAAATAAAGACACATCTTATAAAAAATGGATATGAAGTATTAGATCTTGGAACAAATTCAAGTGATTCTGTTGATTATCCTGAATTTGGCCATGCTGTAGGATATACTGTTGCTGAAAAAAAAGCTGAATTTGGAATAGTTATCTGTGGAACTGGAATAGGTATTTCTATTGCTGCTAATAAAGTTACTGGCATCAGAGCTGCTCTTTGTACTAATACTACTATGGCAAGACTGACTAGAGAACATAACAACGCTAATATCCTTGCATTAGGTGGTAGAATTATTGGAGATATTCTTGCACTTGAAATGGTTGATACTTTCCTTACTACTGAATTTCAAGGTGGAAGACATGAGAAAAGAATCACCAAAATAGAAAATGTCTAA
- a CDS encoding peptidylprolyl isomerase, with protein sequence MKIAESNVVTLEFKVYDNDTNELLEDTQEVGPFFYIHGLGNFVPKIEEALEGQEKGFKTIMTLTPEEGYGEYDEDLVDKMDKADFEEFDDIYEGLEFIADMDDGTEQQYVITAIEDDVVTADGNHPFAGKNIRFEVEVTGVREATEEELEHGHPHFEGFED encoded by the coding sequence ATGAAAATTGCTGAAAGCAATGTAGTAACATTAGAATTTAAAGTTTATGATAATGATACAAATGAACTTTTAGAGGATACACAAGAAGTTGGACCATTTTTCTATATCCATGGATTAGGAAATTTTGTTCCTAAAATTGAAGAAGCTTTAGAAGGACAAGAAAAAGGATTTAAAACTATTATGACTCTTACTCCAGAAGAAGGATATGGAGAATATGATGAAGATCTTGTTGATAAAATGGATAAAGCTGATTTTGAAGAGTTTGATGATATTTATGAAGGACTTGAATTCATAGCCGATATGGATGACGGAACTGAGCAGCAATATGTAATTACTGCTATTGAAGATGATGTTGTTACAGCTGATGGAAATCATCCATTTGCTGGTAAAAATATCAGATTTGAAGTTGAAGTAACTGGTGTAAGAGAAGCTACTGAAGAAGAATTAGAGCATGGGCACCCTCACTTTGAAGGTTTTGAAGATTAA
- a CDS encoding tetratricopeptide repeat protein gives MSKELKEKITLLNDEEKYQEIVDMVLAIEEKDRDFEIISEWGRAENNLGNYNKALEILFSIKEKGKEDSLWNYRVGYAYSGLENYEKAAEYFEKSKNLDPDYAWTYFELGWNLQRIEKNEEALVALKKAVELEPENTFALAEIGDIYEKLDNYESALEYFKKAEEFGRDDYWVITHIGWCLNQLDKDGEALEYYMKALKGEEDNIWLLSQIGVTFGAIKKYEEGIEYLKKAEELGRNDVWLNSELGWQLARIEKHEDAIEYFKKAEELGRSDAWLYNQLGWNLGVLDKYEEELEYLYKSKKISEDDVWLESEIGWTLRNMSKSEEALEYLKKAKELGRDDAWIHLEMGLSLGDLGRNEEALAELKKAEENGDESIRLYSTIAWNLGQLNKNEEALKHLEKVEELGRNDIWLYSEMGWNLDAVGRTEEGEKYLQKAIEMGRNDSWIYSEIGYSLSRNQKVEEGIEYYLKAKELGRNDVWLNSEIAWSYDVIGKYEEALSYLETTEKLGRDDIWLNCEFAICLGRTGKSEEAIARLFKAQELGREDDWLYSEIAYNYGRLDRAEEALIYLDKAEKLGREDTWLYSEIGWNLGTLEKYEEGLKYFEKVIEMGRNDEWIYSQIGWTLAKLGRNQEAAENFKKAIEFNPYDSWIEYNLGRVLRKCGKFVEAMEHIKKSAEMGGYEGWTDLELAWDYAEIDEKEIAKEYLGNVEKYLDINSDAVKEDYNIVKSLINAMPVMFS, from the coding sequence ATGAGTAAAGAATTAAAAGAAAAAATAACACTTCTTAATGATGAAGAAAAATATCAGGAAATTGTAGATATGGTTCTTGCAATAGAAGAAAAAGACAGAGATTTTGAAATTATATCAGAATGGGGAAGAGCAGAAAATAATTTAGGAAATTATAATAAAGCTTTAGAAATACTCTTTTCTATCAAAGAGAAAGGAAAAGAAGATTCCCTATGGAATTATAGGGTAGGATATGCTTACAGTGGTTTGGAAAATTATGAAAAAGCAGCTGAATATTTTGAGAAATCGAAAAATTTAGATCCTGATTATGCATGGACATATTTTGAACTTGGTTGGAATCTCCAAAGAATAGAAAAAAATGAAGAAGCATTAGTCGCTTTAAAAAAGGCTGTAGAATTAGAGCCAGAAAATACTTTTGCTCTTGCTGAAATAGGAGACATATATGAAAAATTAGATAATTATGAAAGTGCACTAGAATATTTTAAAAAGGCTGAAGAGTTTGGAAGAGATGACTACTGGGTAATTACACACATAGGATGGTGTTTAAATCAATTAGATAAAGATGGAGAAGCACTAGAATATTATATGAAAGCTCTGAAAGGAGAAGAAGATAATATATGGCTTTTATCACAGATTGGTGTAACATTTGGAGCCATAAAAAAATATGAAGAGGGAATAGAATATTTAAAGAAAGCTGAAGAATTAGGAAGAAATGATGTATGGCTGAATTCAGAATTAGGGTGGCAGCTAGCAAGAATAGAAAAGCATGAGGATGCAATAGAATATTTTAAGAAGGCTGAAGAATTAGGCAGAAGTGATGCATGGCTTTATAATCAATTAGGATGGAATCTTGGAGTTTTAGATAAATATGAAGAAGAGTTGGAATATCTTTATAAATCTAAGAAAATATCAGAAGATGATGTATGGCTTGAATCTGAAATAGGCTGGACTTTAAGAAACATGTCAAAATCAGAAGAAGCTTTAGAGTATTTAAAGAAAGCAAAAGAATTAGGAAGAGATGATGCATGGATTCATTTAGAAATGGGATTATCTTTGGGAGATTTAGGAAGAAATGAAGAAGCGCTGGCAGAATTAAAAAAAGCAGAGGAAAATGGAGATGAGAGTATTCGTCTTTACTCTACTATAGCATGGAATTTAGGGCAGTTAAACAAAAATGAAGAAGCTTTAAAACATTTAGAAAAAGTAGAAGAATTAGGAAGAAATGATATATGGTTATATTCAGAAATGGGTTGGAATTTAGATGCAGTAGGAAGAACTGAAGAAGGTGAGAAATATCTTCAAAAAGCTATTGAAATGGGAAGAAATGACTCATGGATATATTCTGAAATAGGATACAGTCTTTCAAGAAATCAAAAAGTAGAAGAAGGAATAGAATATTATCTTAAAGCAAAAGAATTAGGCAGAAATGATGTATGGCTTAACTCAGAAATAGCTTGGTCATATGATGTTATTGGAAAATATGAAGAAGCACTTTCATATCTTGAAACAACTGAGAAATTAGGAAGAGATGATATATGGCTGAATTGTGAATTCGCTATTTGTCTAGGAAGAACTGGAAAAAGTGAAGAAGCAATAGCTAGGTTATTTAAAGCTCAAGAATTAGGAAGAGAAGATGACTGGTTATATTCAGAAATAGCTTACAATTATGGAAGACTGGATAGAGCAGAAGAAGCTTTGATTTATCTGGATAAAGCAGAGAAATTAGGAAGAGAAGATACTTGGCTGTATTCAGAAATAGGCTGGAACTTAGGAACTTTAGAAAAATATGAAGAGGGATTAAAATATTTTGAAAAAGTAATAGAAATGGGAAGAAATGATGAATGGATTTATTCACAGATAGGATGGACTCTTGCTAAATTAGGGAGAAATCAAGAAGCAGCAGAAAATTTTAAAAAAGCAATTGAATTTAATCCTTATGACAGCTGGATAGAATATAATCTAGGAAGAGTTCTAAGAAAATGTGGAAAATTTGTTGAAGCCATGGAACATATAAAAAAATCTGCCGAAATGGGTGGCTATGAAGGATGGACAGATCTAGAATTAGCTTGGGATTATGCTGAAATAGATGAAAAAGAAATAGCAAAAGAATATTTAGGAAATGTAGAAAAATATCTAGATATAAATTCTGATGCTGTTAAAGAGGATTATAATATAGTTAAATCATTGATAAATGCTATGCCAGTGATGTTTTCCTAA
- a CDS encoding mechanosensitive ion channel family protein, with product MNFFATITSLENKDGEKIFKVILNDTLIFFVKLLVFLLIIYIGKKITQIILKYIEKISKDKIDPGAKQFSKSFIKLGLYIIFFLFGLLVFGFKEQSIITMISAVGLGIGISLKGFLSNFAGGVVILFTRPFTVGEYIEVNGAFGEVYKIDVFSTHINTLDSKRVIIPNNVMINSNVINHDANEYRRIKLTVPVAYECDQNRAVEVLKRISKTFDGLESERKSFINIMSYGDSSVNIYFIVWTKREYYYSVRSKLMAYIIKIFNEENIEIPYNKLEVNLKN from the coding sequence ATGAACTTTTTTGCAACAATCACTTCTTTAGAAAATAAAGATGGAGAAAAAATATTTAAAGTTATTTTAAATGATACTTTGATTTTTTTTGTTAAACTACTAGTATTTTTACTTATTATATATATTGGTAAAAAAATTACTCAAATAATATTAAAATATATTGAGAAGATATCAAAAGATAAAATTGATCCTGGAGCAAAACAATTCAGTAAGTCCTTTATTAAACTAGGATTATATATTATATTTTTTCTATTTGGACTTCTTGTATTTGGATTTAAAGAACAATCTATTATAACAATGATAAGTGCAGTAGGTCTTGGAATAGGTATTTCACTCAAAGGATTTCTTTCCAATTTTGCAGGAGGAGTGGTAATATTATTTACAAGACCTTTTACTGTAGGAGAATATATTGAAGTAAATGGAGCTTTTGGAGAAGTATATAAAATAGATGTATTTTCAACTCATATAAATACATTAGACAGTAAAAGGGTAATAATTCCAAATAATGTTATGATAAACAGTAATGTAATTAATCATGACGCAAATGAATACAGAAGAATAAAACTCACTGTACCAGTAGCTTATGAGTGTGATCAGAATAGAGCTGTTGAAGTTCTGAAGAGAATAAGTAAAACTTTTGATGGACTGGAAAGTGAAAGAAAAAGTTTTATCAATATAATGAGTTATGGAGATTCTTCAGTAAATATTTATTTTATAGTATGGACAAAAAGGGAATATTATTATAGTGTAAGAAGTAAACTTATGGCTTATATTATTAAGATTTTTAATGAAGAAAATATAGAAATTCCATATAATAAACTAGAAGTAAATTTAAAAAATTAG
- a CDS encoding aminotransferase class I/II-fold pyridoxal phosphate-dependent enzyme has translation MSKLDQNKTPLFSVLKDEYVGRDILPFHVPGHKRGKGVDKEFYDFMGNGPFSIDVTIFKMVDGLHQPKSCIKEAQELAADAYGVKKSFFAVNGTSGAIQAMIMSVMKAGDKILVPRNVHKSVSAGIILSGSEPIYMNPEVDEELGIAHGVRPQAVENMLKQHPDIKAVLIINPTYYGVATDIKKIADIVHSYDIPLIVDEAHGPHLHFHDELPLSAVDVGADICAQSTHKIIGAMTQMSLLHVNSDRIDTNRVQQILSLLHTTSPSYPLMASLDCARRQIATEGYELLDRTIKLAKRFRNEVNRIPGMFCFGDEIVGKEGIFAFDPTKVTVTAKELGLTGFELETLLVDDYNIQVELSDFYNVLGLITIGDTDESIDKFIAALKSISERFYGKVTKVKRSFIKMPTIPEQVLIPREAFYSDKNTILFEESAGKICGEMIMAYPPGIPIITPGERITEEIIDYIRDLKEAKLHIQGMADPELININVIEEEDAIYLYTEKMKSMMFGVPMNLGANKAGIEFGPDTLCEYYPDTFDEMEIIEVEKQKENFNEWNLKYKNTILNTCERLAASVNEAVRDGYRPIVIGGDHSIALGSISGVSLEKEIGVIWIDAHGDMNTDESTITGNIHGMPLALLQGAGDRDLVNCFYEGAKIDSKNVVILGARDLDFKEREIIDQLGVKVIYHDEVLQKGLENILEEIKDYLKIDNLHISFDVDSVNPEVAPGVSTPVRNGFTTDEIFQTFKYLFKNYFITSVDIVEFNPVNDKNDKTLKFVNELTEYVINPD, from the coding sequence ATGTCAAAGCTAGACCAAAATAAGACTCCGCTATTCTCTGTGTTGAAAGATGAATATGTTGGAAGAGATATTCTTCCATTTCATGTACCTGGTCACAAGAGAGGAAAAGGAGTAGACAAAGAATTTTATGATTTCATGGGGAATGGGCCTTTCTCCATAGATGTAACTATTTTTAAGATGGTAGATGGACTACATCAGCCAAAAAGCTGTATAAAAGAAGCTCAGGAATTGGCAGCAGATGCTTATGGTGTTAAGAAAAGCTTTTTCGCAGTAAATGGAACTTCTGGTGCTATTCAAGCAATGATTATGTCTGTTATGAAAGCTGGAGATAAGATATTAGTACCAAGAAATGTACATAAATCAGTTTCAGCTGGTATCATATTAAGCGGTTCTGAACCTATTTATATGAATCCAGAAGTTGATGAAGAGTTAGGAATAGCCCATGGTGTCAGACCTCAAGCAGTAGAAAATATGCTGAAACAGCATCCAGATATAAAGGCAGTATTAATCATAAATCCCACATACTATGGAGTAGCAACTGATATAAAAAAAATCGCTGATATAGTTCATAGTTATGATATTCCTCTTATAGTAGATGAAGCACATGGACCTCATCTTCACTTTCATGATGAACTACCACTTTCAGCAGTAGATGTAGGAGCAGATATATGTGCTCAAAGTACACATAAAATAATTGGAGCAATGACTCAAATGTCACTTTTGCATGTAAATTCTGATAGAATTGATACAAATAGAGTACAGCAAATATTAAGTCTTTTGCATACAACATCACCTTCTTATCCATTGATGGCTTCATTGGATTGTGCAAGAAGACAGATAGCAACAGAAGGATATGAACTTTTAGATAGAACTATAAAATTAGCTAAGAGATTTAGAAATGAAGTTAACAGAATTCCAGGTATGTTCTGCTTTGGAGATGAAATAGTAGGAAAGGAAGGTATTTTTGCTTTCGACCCAACAAAAGTTACTGTTACAGCAAAAGAATTAGGACTTACAGGATTTGAATTAGAAACTCTCCTTGTAGATGATTATAATATACAGGTAGAACTTTCAGATTTTTATAATGTATTAGGACTTATTACAATTGGAGATACAGATGAAAGTATAGATAAGTTTATAGCTGCTTTAAAATCAATAAGTGAAAGATTCTATGGAAAAGTTACAAAAGTAAAGAGAAGCTTTATAAAAATGCCAACTATTCCAGAACAGGTATTAATACCAAGGGAAGCTTTTTACAGTGACAAGAATACTATACTTTTTGAAGAAAGTGCAGGAAAAATCTGTGGAGAAATGATAATGGCTTATCCTCCTGGAATACCTATTATAACTCCTGGTGAAAGAATAACAGAAGAAATAATTGATTATATAAGAGATTTAAAAGAAGCTAAACTCCATATTCAAGGAATGGCTGATCCTGAACTTATAAATATTAATGTAATTGAAGAGGAAGATGCTATTTATTTATATACAGAAAAAATGAAGAGTATGATGTTTGGTGTTCCAATGAATCTTGGAGCAAACAAAGCTGGAATTGAATTTGGACCTGATACACTTTGTGAGTACTACCCAGATACATTTGATGAAATGGAAATCATAGAAGTTGAAAAGCAAAAGGAAAACTTCAATGAATGGAATCTTAAATATAAAAACACTATTCTTAACACTTGTGAAAGACTTGCAGCATCTGTAAATGAAGCTGTTAGAGATGGATATAGACCAATTGTAATAGGTGGAGATCATTCTATAGCACTTGGAAGTATATCTGGAGTATCACTAGAAAAAGAAATAGGGGTAATATGGATAGACGCCCATGGAGATATGAATACTGATGAATCAACTATAACAGGGAATATTCATGGAATGCCTCTTGCACTATTGCAAGGAGCAGGAGATAGAGATTTAGTAAACTGTTTCTATGAAGGAGCTAAAATTGATAGTAAAAATGTAGTTATACTTGGAGCTAGAGATTTAGACTTTAAAGAAAGAGAGATAATAGATCAGCTTGGAGTAAAAGTTATTTATCATGATGAAGTTCTCCAAAAAGGATTGGAAAATATCCTTGAAGAAATAAAAGACTATTTGAAAATTGATAATCTTCATATAAGTTTTGATGTTGACTCTGTAAATCCTGAAGTGGCTCCTGGAGTAAGTACACCAGTAAGAAATGGATTCACAACTGATGAAATATTTCAAACATTTAAGTATTTATTCAAAAATTATTTTATAACATCAGTTGATATAGTAGAATTTAATCCAGTAAATGATAAAAATGATAAGACACTTAAATTTGTAAATGAATTAACTGAATATGTAATAAATCCAGACTAA
- a CDS encoding WG repeat-containing protein → MVKLFITLIILSTTLFGRDFIKINDYVVEEIPIKRKLENHKIVRVVEGDLASIGLYGIIDSNNKFITKPNNMLIAIKSNYIYLVDIDYHEGMMTKDGRWIGKMGSYNYKDKESQMYSELNYEVERDLIIIYKKEGRKFLYGYLNFDGKIQIPMIYEEVNFFSEDLAAVKFNGKWGYIDKNGKKIIEFKYSKAGNFKNGESLVKLDGKEFKIDKSGDRKVIKSFFRNIKENISGFFYSIKLMLTSLWSEKIKEK, encoded by the coding sequence ATGGTAAAATTATTTATTACTTTGATAATACTATCAACTACACTTTTTGGAAGAGATTTCATAAAAATAAATGATTATGTTGTAGAAGAGATTCCTATAAAAAGGAAATTGGAAAATCATAAAATAGTCAGAGTGGTAGAAGGGGATCTAGCTTCCATTGGATTATATGGAATAATAGATTCAAATAATAAATTCATTACTAAACCTAATAATATGCTCATAGCTATAAAAAGTAATTATATCTATCTTGTAGATATAGATTATCATGAAGGAATGATGACTAAAGATGGAAGATGGATAGGAAAAATGGGAAGTTATAATTATAAAGATAAAGAATCTCAAATGTACAGTGAATTAAATTATGAAGTTGAAAGAGATCTAATAATAATTTATAAGAAAGAAGGCAGAAAATTTTTATATGGCTATTTAAATTTTGATGGTAAAATTCAAATTCCAATGATATATGAAGAAGTAAATTTTTTTTCAGAAGATCTTGCAGCAGTTAAGTTTAATGGAAAATGGGGATATATAGATAAAAATGGTAAAAAAATTATAGAGTTTAAATATTCAAAAGCTGGTAATTTTAAGAATGGAGAATCTTTAGTAAAATTAGATGGAAAAGAATTCAAAATAGATAAATCAGGAGATAGGAAGGTAATTAAAAGCTTTTTTAGAAATATAAAAGAAAATATAAGTGGCTTTTTTTACAGCATAAAACTTATGTTGACTTCTTTGTGGAGTGAAAAAATAAAAGAAAAATAG
- a CDS encoding AbgT family transporter, with product MADANIKKHGFLDWVERVGNKIPHPFILFCCLAAAIIIISAICTIFKIQVVDPVTNKVVMAKSLLSAEGINFMLQNMVKNFTGFSPLGLVLVMTLGIGLAEHVGLVSSFMRNSILTLKDYPRIITFMVMIIGICGNLASDAAIVVIPVISAFIFLSLGKHPLAGIAVGYAATTAGFSANLLVAGTDALLAGITTEAVKIVNPDMQVSVVCNWYFMFVSTFLLAIVGTIVTEKIIEPRLGKYTGKKIITQEEVSPLEKKALRNSGIATAIYLIILFVAVFPQNSFLRNAKTGSLLDSPLLKAIIPILLILFLVAGISYGITMGKIKSAGDVPKYMTIAMKDMSSYIVLVFIIGQFVAYFNWSKLGYILAVNGAEMLTSMNLKGIPLFIMFIFLTAFINLFIGSGSAKWALLAPIFVPMFYMLGYAPSLTQMLYRIGDSTTNIISPLFPYMPIILGLAQEYDEEYGMGTVISTMLPYTIAMLIMWIIMAIIWISLGIPLGPGEVLYL from the coding sequence ATGGCAGATGCAAATATTAAAAAACATGGTTTTCTAGATTGGGTGGAAAGAGTAGGAAATAAAATCCCTCATCCTTTTATTCTTTTCTGCTGTTTAGCTGCTGCAATTATAATTATTTCAGCAATATGTACTATTTTTAAGATTCAGGTAGTTGACCCTGTTACAAATAAAGTCGTAATGGCAAAAAGTCTTTTGTCTGCAGAAGGTATAAACTTTATGTTGCAAAATATGGTTAAAAATTTTACTGGTTTCTCTCCTTTAGGACTTGTGTTAGTTATGACACTTGGTATTGGTCTTGCTGAACATGTTGGCCTTGTTTCATCATTTATGAGAAACAGTATCCTTACATTAAAAGATTACCCAAGAATAATAACTTTTATGGTAATGATAATTGGAATATGTGGAAATTTAGCTTCTGATGCTGCCATTGTTGTTATTCCAGTTATATCTGCTTTCATTTTCCTATCTTTAGGAAAACATCCATTGGCAGGTATTGCAGTAGGATATGCTGCCACTACAGCGGGATTCAGTGCTAACCTTTTAGTTGCAGGAACAGATGCACTTCTAGCAGGTATTACAACTGAAGCTGTTAAAATAGTAAATCCTGATATGCAAGTATCAGTAGTTTGTAACTGGTATTTTATGTTTGTCTCTACTTTCCTTCTTGCAATAGTAGGTACTATTGTTACAGAAAAAATAATTGAGCCAAGACTTGGAAAATATACTGGGAAAAAAATAATAACACAAGAAGAAGTTTCTCCTTTAGAGAAAAAAGCTCTAAGAAATTCTGGAATAGCTACTGCAATTTATTTAATTATTTTATTTGTAGCAGTTTTTCCTCAAAATAGTTTTCTTAGAAATGCAAAAACAGGTTCTTTATTAGATTCACCTTTATTGAAAGCTATTATTCCTATACTTTTAATACTTTTTCTAGTTGCTGGTATATCTTATGGTATTACTATGGGAAAAATTAAATCAGCTGGAGATGTACCTAAATATATGACTATTGCCATGAAGGATATGTCTTCATACATTGTTCTAGTATTTATCATTGGACAATTTGTTGCATACTTCAACTGGAGTAAACTTGGATATATACTTGCTGTTAATGGAGCAGAAATGCTTACTTCAATGAACTTGAAAGGAATTCCTCTTTTCATAATGTTTATCTTTTTGACTGCATTTATTAATTTATTTATAGGAAGTGGATCTGCAAAATGGGCTCTGTTAGCTCCTATATTTGTTCCTATGTTCTATATGTTAGGATATGCTCCATCTCTTACTCAAATGCTTTATAGAATAGGGGATTCAACTACTAATATAATTTCTCCACTATTCCCATATATGCCTATTATTTTAGGACTGGCACAAGAATATGATGAAGAATATGGAATGGGGACAGTTATCTCTACTATGCTTCCATATACAATTGCAATGCTTATCATGTGGATAATAATGGCTATTATATGGATATCTTTAGGTATTCCTTTAGGACCTGGAGAAGTACTTTATCTTTAA
- a CDS encoding YitT family protein yields the protein MSNIEKKVLRFLRDYFFITLGCFLYAFAVNYFYVSNHLAEGGVTGIALIIFYLFKTPVGTTYFVINIPILIIGWRMLGKNFIIKTLYGTAMMSFALGFTSRFNGATDDVLLASLYGGFIGGIGLGIIFMSGGSTGGTDIIARIMTKYRGISVGRAMLILDVVVLSAVGFLFGKEIFMYTLIAAMVFTKTIDFIQEGLDKAKAVTIISRKAEELRIKLMDETGRGVTILDGSGGYTRNSFDIIYCVVSKFQIVKLKRIVRDTDPEAFLTITDVSEVLGEGFKELNNE from the coding sequence GTGAGTAACATAGAAAAAAAAGTTTTAAGATTTTTAAGAGATTATTTTTTTATAACATTAGGATGTTTTTTATATGCTTTTGCAGTAAATTATTTTTATGTAAGCAATCATTTAGCTGAGGGGGGAGTTACAGGGATAGCTCTTATTATTTTCTATTTATTTAAAACTCCTGTAGGAACAACTTATTTTGTAATAAATATTCCAATATTAATAATAGGATGGAGGATGCTTGGAAAAAATTTTATAATAAAAACTCTTTATGGAACTGCTATGATGTCTTTTGCTTTAGGCTTTACCTCAAGATTTAATGGGGCTACAGATGATGTACTCTTAGCTTCTCTTTATGGTGGTTTTATAGGAGGAATTGGGTTAGGAATAATATTTATGTCTGGAGGTTCTACTGGGGGAACAGATATAATAGCTAGAATAATGACAAAATATAGAGGAATATCTGTAGGAAGAGCTATGCTTATACTAGATGTAGTAGTGCTTTCAGCAGTAGGATTTTTATTTGGAAAAGAAATATTTATGTATACTTTAATAGCTGCCATGGTATTTACTAAGACTATAGATTTTATACAGGAAGGGCTTGATAAGGCAAAAGCTGTAACTATAATTTCCAGAAAAGCAGAGGAATTGAGAATCAAGCTTATGGATGAAACTGGAAGAGGAGTAACTATATTAGATGGGTCAGGAGGATATACAAGAAATTCTTTTGATATAATATATTGTGTTGTAAGCAAATTTCAGATAGTAAAATTAAAAAGAATAGTAAGAGATACTGATCCAGAAGCTTTTCTTACAATAACTGATGTATCAGAAGTTTTAGGTGAGGGATTTAAAGAACTTAATAATGAATAA
- a CDS encoding DJ-1/PfpI family protein — translation MKNILLLISQGVEILEVSSFIDVFGWNMIVGKKDTLITTCSFHNIINCTWNVSLLPEINLKNTKLNLKEYDALVIPGGFGKAGFFNDMKNKEFHNIIQNFYNRNKIIIGVCTGVIPLGESGILKNRKATTYLLDNDRYFKQLSNFGAIPIREEIVIDDNIITSSAPKNALETAFILLEKLTSKENMEMVKYNMGF, via the coding sequence ATGAAAAACATACTGTTACTTATTTCACAGGGAGTTGAAATTCTTGAAGTATCCTCATTTATTGATGTCTTCGGCTGGAATATGATTGTAGGAAAAAAGGACACTCTTATTACCACTTGCAGTTTCCATAATATAATTAATTGTACATGGAATGTTAGTCTTTTGCCAGAAATAAATTTAAAAAACACAAAATTAAATTTAAAAGAATATGATGCTTTAGTAATTCCTGGGGGATTTGGTAAAGCAGGTTTTTTTAATGATATGAAAAATAAAGAATTCCATAATATTATTCAAAACTTTTATAACAGAAATAAAATAATAATTGGTGTCTGTACTGGTGTTATCCCCCTGGGGGAAAGCGGAATTCTCAAAAATAGAAAAGCTACTACTTATCTTTTGGATAATGACAGATATTTTAAACAGCTTTCAAACTTTGGAGCAATTCCTATAAGAGAAGAAATTGTAATTGATGACAATATTATTACTTCATCTGCTCCCAAAAATGCTTTAGAGACAGCATTTATTCTCCTTGAAAAATTAACTTCTAAAGAAAATATGGAAATGGTAAAATACAATATGGGATTTTAG